In one Bacillus sp. PK3_68 genomic region, the following are encoded:
- a CDS encoding antitoxin endoai produces the protein MSESSATTEVLIRLPQQFVKELDGYAELEKVNRNEFIYRATKMYLRERKKRQIRESMRRGYMEMAKINLAIASEAMQAEYEAGNTVERLVSGG, from the coding sequence GTGTCTGAATCAAGCGCAACAACAGAAGTGTTAATTCGTTTGCCACAACAATTTGTTAAAGAACTAGACGGGTATGCTGAACTTGAGAAGGTTAACCGCAATGAATTTATCTACAGAGCAACAAAAATGTATCTTCGGGAAAGAAAAAAACGTCAGATTAGAGAATCTATGCGGCGCGGGTACATGGAAATGGCTAAGATCAACTTAGCTATCGCCTCGGAGGCCATGCAAGCTGAGTATGAGGCCGGAAATACTGTAGAACGTTTAGTAAGTGGAGGATAA
- a CDS encoding RsbT co-antagonist protein RsbRA, with the protein MRKLIFNYVQTHKSQILSEWISKMKQDADERAVQTMSDQMFTQTSSEFIELLISNFTETEEEFQSKVTGFAEKIVRLGWPLTVITLGLHTFSHIISEGMTKEELVGQHNYIEFSFEFERWMFPLYNTIIDTYADTWERTVSLQKIALQELSAPLIPVFEKISVMPLVGTIDTERAKLIMENLLDGVVNHRSEVVLIDITGVPVVDTMVAHHIIQAADAVRLVGAKCMIVGIRPEIAQTIVTLGINLDQVITTSTLKKGIEEALEMTERKIIEVEEER; encoded by the coding sequence ATGCGTAAATTAATTTTTAACTATGTGCAAACCCATAAGAGTCAAATATTGAGCGAATGGATTAGCAAAATGAAACAAGACGCAGATGAGCGTGCTGTTCAAACGATGTCTGATCAAATGTTTACACAAACAAGCAGTGAGTTTATCGAGTTGCTTATTTCCAATTTTACTGAAACGGAAGAAGAATTTCAGTCAAAAGTTACTGGATTTGCGGAGAAGATTGTCAGACTAGGATGGCCCCTTACTGTTATTACACTTGGGCTGCATACATTTAGCCACATTATATCCGAGGGAATGACAAAGGAAGAATTGGTTGGACAGCATAATTATATCGAATTTTCTTTTGAATTTGAGCGCTGGATGTTCCCTTTATATAACACGATTATTGATACTTATGCTGATACGTGGGAACGCACGGTTTCTTTGCAAAAGATTGCCCTTCAGGAATTATCCGCCCCTCTTATCCCGGTTTTTGAGAAAATATCAGTTATGCCTCTTGTAGGAACGATTGATACAGAAAGAGCTAAACTTATTATGGAAAACTTGCTTGATGGGGTAGTTAACCATCGTTCGGAAGTTGTTCTTATTGATATTACGGGGGTTCCGGTTGTGGACACGATGGTGGCACATCATATCATCCAGGCGGCGGATGCTGTCCGGCTTGTTGGTGCTAAATGTATGATTGTGGGCATCCGTCCGGAAATCGCTCAAACGATCGTCACTCTAGGTATTAATCTGGATCAGGTTATTACTACAAGTACCTTGAAAAAAGGGATTGAAGAAGCTCTTGAGATGACGGAAAGAAAAATCATTGAAGTGGAGGAAGAACGATGA
- a CDS encoding type II toxin-antitoxin system PemK/MazF family toxin translates to MIVKRGDVYFADLSPVVGSEQGGVRPVLVVQNDIGNRFSPTIIVAAITAQIQKAKLPTHVEIDAKRYGFERDSVILLEQIRTIDKQRLTDKITQLDEEMMEKVDEALQISLGLIQF, encoded by the coding sequence GTGATAGTTAAGCGTGGTGACGTATATTTTGCAGACCTGTCCCCTGTTGTCGGATCAGAGCAAGGCGGCGTGCGGCCTGTGCTAGTAGTTCAAAACGACATCGGGAATCGGTTCAGTCCCACTATTATTGTTGCTGCTATAACAGCGCAAATTCAAAAAGCTAAGTTGCCTACACATGTTGAAATTGATGCAAAGCGTTATGGCTTTGAACGTGATTCCGTTATCTTACTTGAGCAAATCCGGACGATCGACAAACAGCGTTTAACGGATAAAATCACTCAACTTGATGAGGAAATGATGGAAAAAGTGGACGAAGCCTTGCAGATCAGCTTAGGTCTTATTCAGTTTTAA
- a CDS encoding outer membrane lipoprotein carrier protein LolA, whose product MTKRRLVWLLCLVALFVLSACGAKSKEDVTKDLNEKAEEMKGYKATAQMTLQTGEEKQAYHVEIWNKENNFYRVELSNDKKDQSQMILKNESGVYVLTPSLNKSFKFQSDWPKNSSQAYLFESLVKDIKSDQEATFEETDKHYVFETKTRYPNSHMLPLQEITFNKRDLSPVSVKVMDPDRKPVLTVSFTKVDFKASFEKSSFDVKKNMTGAQLEMPVLAQEQEKEFTVFYPQAEVVGSRLLEENEMLTASGKRIVLTYGGDKSFTVVQEKAVTPSAASVETASMSGEMADLGFAFGEITDQSLSWTYKGIDYMIASKDLSEAEMIEVARSMQAEMEK is encoded by the coding sequence ATGACAAAAAGAAGGTTAGTCTGGCTGCTATGCCTGGTTGCTTTATTTGTTCTTTCTGCCTGCGGAGCAAAATCTAAGGAGGATGTGACAAAGGATTTAAATGAGAAAGCGGAAGAGATGAAGGGATACAAGGCTACCGCGCAAATGACGCTGCAGACAGGAGAGGAAAAACAGGCATATCACGTGGAAATTTGGAATAAAGAAAATAACTTTTACCGTGTAGAATTGTCCAATGATAAAAAGGATCAAAGTCAGATGATCCTGAAGAACGAATCAGGTGTATATGTTTTAACGCCGTCTTTGAATAAAAGCTTTAAATTTCAAAGCGATTGGCCGAAAAACAGCAGTCAAGCTTATTTGTTCGAATCACTTGTCAAAGACATTAAAAGCGATCAGGAGGCAACCTTTGAAGAAACAGACAAACACTATGTGTTTGAAACAAAGACAAGGTATCCAAACAGCCACATGCTTCCGCTTCAAGAAATCACTTTTAACAAACGTGACTTGTCCCCTGTTTCTGTAAAGGTGATGGATCCGGACCGCAAACCGGTATTGACTGTCAGTTTTACAAAAGTAGATTTTAAAGCGAGTTTTGAGAAATCATCTTTTGATGTGAAAAAGAATATGACCGGAGCTCAATTGGAAATGCCGGTGCTTGCTCAGGAACAGGAAAAGGAGTTCACGGTTTTTTACCCGCAGGCAGAAGTTGTTGGCAGTCGTTTGCTCGAGGAAAATGAAATGTTAACAGCTAGTGGTAAACGAATTGTTCTTACGTATGGAGGAGACAAGTCGTTCACAGTGGTTCAGGAAAAGGCGGTTACTCCGTCGGCTGCCTCGGTGGAAACGGCTAGTATGAGCGGGGAAATGGCCGATCTTGGTTTTGCGTTTGGTGAGATCACAGATCAGTCCCTTTCTTGGACTTATAAGGGGATAGACTATATGATTGCTTCTAAAGATTTAAGCGAAGCTGAGATGATTGAAGTAGCCCGCTCTATGCAGGCGGAAATGGAAAAGTAG
- a CDS encoding PH domain-containing protein yields the protein MIKQWPLWILFLLVAVGVLEVLTVVMALPNMRWKRWRYEVREQEIELQRGVFVVRRTLIPMTRVQHVDTEQGPLLRKYGLGAIKISTAATIHEIPAVEMEEAEEMRRVISALARVAEEDV from the coding sequence GTGATTAAACAGTGGCCGTTATGGATTCTTTTTCTTCTTGTAGCAGTGGGCGTGTTAGAAGTGCTGACGGTTGTTATGGCTCTGCCGAATATGCGATGGAAAAGATGGAGGTATGAAGTGAGGGAGCAGGAGATTGAGCTGCAGCGAGGGGTATTTGTTGTTCGTCGTACGCTGATCCCTATGACCCGTGTGCAGCATGTCGATACAGAACAAGGACCGCTCTTGCGTAAATATGGTCTAGGGGCGATTAAAATCTCGACGGCCGCGACAATTCATGAAATACCAGCCGTTGAGATGGAAGAGGCGGAAGAAATGAGAAGGGTCATTTCGGCTCTTGCAAGGGTGGCGGAAGAAGATGTCTAA
- the rsbW gene encoding anti-sigma B factor RsbW: MMEAFDYIEMKIPAKPEFVGVIRLTLSGIASRMGFTYDAIEDLKIATSEAITNAVQHAYNGDEEGEVVVGFALYQKHLEVMVSDNGKSFDFRETKKALGPYKENSVEFLREGGLGLFLIETLMDEVKVHQKEGVTLFMTKYLEGEQVERDAETIST, encoded by the coding sequence ATGATGGAAGCGTTTGATTACATCGAGATGAAAATCCCGGCCAAGCCGGAATTTGTGGGCGTTATCAGGTTGACGCTTTCAGGAATTGCGAGCAGAATGGGATTTACATATGATGCGATTGAGGATTTGAAAATAGCTACTAGCGAAGCAATCACCAACGCTGTCCAGCATGCTTACAACGGCGATGAAGAAGGTGAAGTGGTGGTTGGCTTTGCTCTTTATCAGAAACATTTAGAAGTGATGGTATCTGATAACGGAAAAAGCTTTGATTTCCGCGAAACAAAGAAAGCATTAGGCCCTTACAAGGAGAATTCTGTGGAATTTCTGCGTGAAGGAGGCTTAGGTCTATTTCTCATCGAAACATTAATGGACGAAGTAAAGGTTCATCAAAAGGAAGGGGTTACTTTGTTCATGACGAAGTACCTCGAAGGAGAGCAGGTGGAGAGGGATGCGGAAACCATCTCAACCTAA
- a CDS encoding PH domain-containing protein — protein sequence MSNPKKLHPIAALLTFFKELKSLILPVVFVIFIGNGERNSFWDYFPIVAIGMVVLYVLISGIVKWLRFTYRLEENEFKIEYGLFVKKKRYIPIERIQSLNVSEGLLHRMFGLVKITVETAGAGAESESEAELTAITKEEAQALQQLINQEKKRKAPVDVTDDLLEKVKANGEEDVVYQAQLSELLLLAATSGGSVWSFRRYSLFYPSFKISFPMRRFLKKLHILSKWEPSLLHSLFFWLYLPPGLFQLE from the coding sequence ATGTCTAATCCTAAGAAGCTTCATCCTATCGCTGCGTTGTTAACTTTTTTTAAGGAATTGAAAAGTCTTATCCTGCCTGTTGTTTTCGTGATTTTTATCGGAAACGGAGAGCGGAATAGTTTTTGGGACTATTTCCCGATTGTAGCTATAGGAATGGTCGTTCTATACGTTCTTATTTCTGGTATTGTTAAATGGCTGCGCTTTACTTATAGACTGGAAGAAAATGAATTTAAAATTGAATATGGTCTCTTCGTGAAAAAGAAACGCTATATTCCAATCGAGCGCATTCAAAGCTTAAATGTGTCAGAGGGGCTGCTGCACCGGATGTTTGGTCTTGTGAAAATTACAGTAGAGACAGCGGGAGCAGGGGCTGAATCTGAATCGGAAGCGGAGTTGACTGCTATTACAAAAGAAGAAGCACAAGCTCTTCAACAATTAATTAACCAAGAAAAAAAGCGAAAAGCCCCAGTAGATGTTACCGATGATCTCCTTGAGAAAGTAAAGGCAAACGGGGAAGAAGACGTTGTTTATCAAGCTCAACTGTCCGAATTGTTGCTCCTAGCCGCCACATCAGGGGGATCGGTGTGGTCGTTTCGGCGGTATTCGCTTTTCTATCCCAGTTTCAAGATATCATTCCCTATGAGAAGATTTTTAAAGAAGCTTCACATTTTATCGAAATGGGAACCGTCTTTATTGCATTCATTGTTTTTCTGGCTTTATTTGCCGCCTGGATTATTTCAATTGGAATGA
- the acpS gene encoding holo-ACP synthase: MIRGIGMDIVEISRIQRLIQRQPKFVERILTEKEREVFNSRNGRRQYEYAAGRFAAKEAFAKALGSGIGEQLSFQDIETEADEYGKPYIKSPFFEGVHLSITHSKEYAAAQVIIEK, encoded by the coding sequence ATGATAAGAGGCATTGGAATGGATATTGTAGAGATTAGCCGGATCCAAAGGCTCATACAAAGGCAGCCAAAGTTTGTTGAACGAATTTTAACAGAGAAAGAGAGAGAAGTGTTTAACAGCAGGAATGGCAGGCGCCAATATGAATATGCAGCTGGCCGCTTTGCTGCAAAAGAAGCGTTCGCTAAAGCGCTTGGAAGCGGCATTGGTGAGCAGCTGTCTTTTCAAGATATTGAAACAGAGGCAGATGAATACGGCAAACCTTATATTAAATCCCCTTTTTTTGAGGGAGTACATTTATCTATTACACATAGCAAAGAATATGCAGCTGCTCAAGTCATCATAGAAAAATAA
- a CDS encoding anti-sigma regulatory factor yields the protein MDSCVKITNEWDIVAARQLGRNVAKDLGFGTVDQARITTAISELARNIYLYAGQGQVCIEKTEAAGKTGLIIISEDQGPGIQDLRKAMEDGFSTSGGLGAGLPGVKRLVDEFTIDSTPGEGTLIKAIKWLR from the coding sequence ATGGATTCTTGCGTCAAGATTACAAATGAATGGGACATCGTAGCTGCAAGGCAGCTTGGCAGGAATGTGGCCAAAGATCTAGGATTTGGCACGGTCGACCAGGCCCGTATCACGACAGCTATCAGTGAGCTGGCGCGTAATATTTACCTTTATGCCGGTCAGGGCCAGGTATGCATAGAAAAGACAGAGGCTGCCGGAAAAACCGGGTTAATCATTATTTCAGAAGATCAGGGACCTGGTATCCAAGATCTTCGTAAAGCAATGGAAGACGGTTTCTCCACCTCTGGAGGACTTGGAGCCGGTTTGCCTGGGGTGAAACGCCTTGTAGATGAGTTTACAATTGACTCTACTCCAGGAGAGGGGACTCTCATTAAGGCAATCAAGTGGCTCCGATAA
- the sigB gene encoding RNA polymerase sigma factor SigB: MRKPSQPNQDTKQQVVEWIKAYQNDSDNEAQEHLVKHYQGLVESIARKYSKGKSYHEDIAQVGMMGLLGAIRRYDDAYGKSFEAFAIPTIVGEIKRFLRDKTWSVHVPRRIKELGPKIKSTVEELTSSLQRSPKVDEIARYLDISEEEVLEAMEMGKSYQALSVDHSIEADSDGSTVTLLDIVGNREQGYERVDQRLVLEKVLHVLSDRERQIIQYTYLENMSQKDAGDKLNISQMHVSRLQRRAIKKLKEAIDAESMTSERLT, encoded by the coding sequence ATGCGGAAACCATCTCAACCTAACCAGGATACAAAACAGCAAGTTGTTGAGTGGATCAAAGCTTATCAGAACGACAGTGATAATGAAGCACAAGAACATCTCGTAAAACATTACCAAGGATTAGTTGAATCCATTGCCCGTAAATATTCAAAAGGCAAATCTTATCATGAAGATATTGCTCAAGTCGGAATGATGGGCCTTTTAGGGGCAATTAGACGATATGATGATGCTTATGGTAAGAGTTTTGAAGCCTTTGCTATTCCGACAATCGTTGGAGAGATTAAGAGGTTTTTGCGGGATAAGACGTGGAGTGTTCATGTTCCAAGGCGGATTAAGGAACTGGGGCCAAAAATTAAATCCACAGTGGAGGAGCTAACCTCTAGCTTACAGCGTTCTCCAAAGGTAGATGAGATTGCGCGTTATCTTGATATTTCTGAAGAGGAAGTTTTGGAAGCGATGGAGATGGGCAAGAGTTATCAAGCTTTATCTGTTGACCACTCAATTGAAGCAGATTCCGATGGCAGCACAGTGACACTTCTAGATATCGTCGGGAATAGAGAGCAAGGTTATGAGAGGGTAGACCAGCGACTTGTACTTGAGAAGGTGCTTCACGTATTGTCCGACCGTGAACGTCAAATTATCCAGTATACTTATTTAGAAAATATGAGTCAGAAGGATGCGGGAGATAAGCTAAACATTTCTCAAATGCATGTATCGCGCCTGCAAAGAAGAGCAATCAAGAAGCTGAAAGAAGCAATTGATGCTGAATCAATGACATCGGAGCGGTTGACTTAA
- the alr gene encoding alanine racemase codes for MLTVETKFYRDTWAEINLDYISHNVRETLKLLPEHTKLFAVVKANAYGHGDIQIAKTAVEAGAQGLAVAFFDEALSVKEAGLPVPLLVLGASSPHTAKIAAEQQISLTVFQKQWLEKAEKHLEDGQVLRVHIKCDTGMGRLGVKTAAELNELAAFIERSPKFFLEGVFTHFATADDLHTDYFEEQYQTFTKMIAALEIKPAFIHCANSATTLRFQKAYFNAVRLGISMYGLSPSEDMKTELPFPLKQAFSLHTRIVHIKKLNKGEKISYGATYATQQEEWIATLPIGYADGWLRKLQGQAVLVGGKKAPIVGRVCMDQCMIRLPEEMPIGTKVTLIGKQGEEEITMDDIARKMETINYEVPCIVTARVPRVYKQNGEIVEIVNPLIK; via the coding sequence ATGTTGACAGTAGAGACTAAGTTTTACCGTGATACATGGGCAGAGATCAATCTTGATTATATTTCGCACAATGTGAGGGAGACACTGAAGCTGCTTCCTGAACATACAAAGCTGTTTGCTGTAGTGAAGGCCAATGCTTATGGGCATGGAGATATACAAATAGCAAAAACGGCTGTAGAGGCAGGAGCTCAAGGGCTCGCTGTCGCTTTCTTTGATGAGGCGCTTTCTGTAAAGGAAGCTGGCTTACCTGTGCCGCTGCTCGTATTGGGGGCGAGTAGTCCGCATACAGCAAAAATAGCGGCCGAGCAGCAAATCTCATTAACTGTCTTTCAGAAGCAATGGTTGGAAAAAGCTGAGAAGCATCTTGAGGATGGTCAGGTACTTCGCGTGCATATTAAGTGTGACACAGGAATGGGGCGGCTCGGAGTAAAGACAGCAGCAGAACTCAATGAACTTGCTGCGTTTATCGAGCGTTCACCTAAGTTCTTTCTGGAGGGAGTGTTCACTCACTTTGCCACGGCGGATGACTTGCACACAGATTACTTTGAAGAGCAGTACCAGACTTTTACAAAGATGATTGCTGCGCTTGAAATTAAACCGGCCTTCATCCATTGTGCCAACAGTGCAACGACGCTGCGTTTTCAAAAAGCTTATTTTAATGCCGTTCGTCTTGGTATCTCGATGTACGGTCTTTCACCATCTGAGGACATGAAAACAGAGCTGCCGTTTCCATTAAAGCAGGCTTTCTCTCTTCATACGAGAATCGTTCATATAAAAAAGCTGAACAAAGGTGAAAAAATAAGCTATGGAGCCACGTATGCAACGCAGCAGGAGGAATGGATTGCCACGTTGCCGATCGGCTATGCTGACGGTTGGCTGCGCAAGCTTCAGGGACAAGCTGTGCTTGTCGGTGGGAAAAAAGCGCCGATTGTCGGCAGAGTGTGTATGGATCAATGCATGATCCGTCTGCCCGAAGAAATGCCCATAGGAACAAAAGTAACACTGATCGGCAAGCAAGGCGAGGAAGAAATTACCATGGATGATATTGCCCGGAAGATGGAGACAATTAATTATGAGGTTCCCTGTATTGTTACCGCACGCGTACCGAGAGTTTATAAGCAAAACGGAGAAATTGTCGAGATTGTAAACCCCCTGATTAAATAA
- a CDS encoding PP2C family protein-serine/threonine phosphatase: MEFREAMQEKYKEILESYMRDQNEQALYLSQKFSRKSIEHKVSPEEIISLHRTALLELGIETSEAMLPSFDILLEVMMAYGLAYREHQNLRTIQQELKSEIEVAANMQQTLLGTQVPNVDCLDIGAISVPARQMSGDYYHFVQDEQGAVSVAIADVIGKGIPAALCMSMIKYSMDSLPEGRHEPSRVLESLNRVVEQNVDPTMFITMFYGMYNTMNHTFYYSSAGHEPGFFYNHETKEFEELYAKGLLLGVDKKTKYRQFEKKVEVGDIILLMSDGVTECRTEEGFIEVDTLMGYIKKYIHLEAQEIADKVYKELEFLQDFQLRDDFTLIILKRIK, encoded by the coding sequence ATGGAATTTAGGGAAGCAATGCAAGAAAAATATAAAGAAATTCTTGAGAGCTATATGAGGGATCAAAACGAGCAAGCTTTGTACCTTAGTCAAAAGTTCAGTAGAAAATCCATTGAACATAAAGTCTCTCCCGAAGAAATTATCAGTCTCCATAGAACTGCTTTGTTGGAACTCGGAATAGAAACTTCCGAGGCGATGCTCCCCTCTTTCGACATCTTGCTTGAAGTGATGATGGCGTATGGTCTTGCTTATCGTGAGCATCAAAATTTGCGGACGATTCAGCAGGAATTAAAAAGTGAGATTGAAGTGGCGGCTAATATGCAGCAAACACTTCTAGGGACGCAGGTTCCGAATGTGGATTGCCTTGACATAGGAGCTATTAGCGTGCCGGCGAGACAAATGAGCGGGGATTATTATCATTTTGTTCAGGATGAGCAGGGAGCTGTCAGTGTGGCCATTGCGGATGTAATTGGAAAAGGAATTCCGGCGGCACTGTGCATGTCAATGATCAAATATTCCATGGATAGTTTACCAGAGGGACGGCATGAACCGAGCCGCGTGCTGGAAAGCCTAAATAGAGTGGTAGAACAAAATGTAGACCCGACGATGTTTATTACCATGTTCTATGGGATGTATAATACAATGAATCATACATTCTATTATTCTTCCGCAGGTCATGAACCGGGCTTTTTCTACAATCATGAAACAAAAGAATTTGAAGAGTTGTATGCAAAAGGGCTCTTGCTTGGTGTAGATAAGAAAACAAAATACCGCCAGTTTGAGAAAAAAGTTGAAGTAGGGGATATTATTCTGCTTATGTCTGACGGCGTAACAGAATGCCGAACCGAAGAAGGCTTTATAGAAGTAGATACGTTAATGGGATACATTAAAAAATATATTCACCTGGAAGCCCAAGAGATTGCAGATAAGGTATATAAAGAACTTGAGTTTTTACAAGACTTCCAGCTGCGGGATGACTTCACTTTAATTATTTTAAAGAGAATAAAGTAA
- a CDS encoding STAS domain-containing protein: protein MRIPILKLHDCLLISIQWELDDQTALQFQEDLLHKIHETSARGVVIDLTSIDFIDSFIAKVLGDVISMSKLMGAKVVITGIQPAVAITLIELGIRLEDVLTALDLEKGLEKLQRELED from the coding sequence ATGAGAATACCAATTTTAAAACTTCATGATTGTCTGCTAATTTCAATTCAATGGGAACTGGACGATCAGACTGCCCTGCAGTTCCAAGAGGATTTGCTGCACAAAATTCATGAAACGAGCGCCCGGGGAGTGGTGATTGATTTAACTTCTATTGATTTTATCGATTCCTTCATCGCTAAAGTGCTCGGAGATGTAATCAGCATGTCGAAGCTTATGGGAGCGAAAGTTGTGATCACAGGAATTCAGCCAGCCGTTGCTATTACCTTGATCGAATTGGGTATACGTCTTGAAGATGTCTTGACAGCTCTTGATTTAGAAAAAGGTTTGGAGAAACTTCAACGGGAACTGGAGGACTAA
- a CDS encoding SprT family protein translates to MNDQELQLLTEKISTELFGRPFLHKATFNSRLRTTGGRYMMRSHNIEVNKKYLEAYGREEVEGIIKHELCHYHLHLEGKGHKHRDRDFKQLLEKVQGPRYCTPLEKTKPKQLRRLLVYECTNCYLAYHRRRKIDTARYVCGKCKGTIKFKEERAVD, encoded by the coding sequence ATGAATGATCAGGAACTTCAGTTGCTTACAGAAAAGATATCAACAGAGTTATTTGGCCGTCCGTTTCTTCATAAAGCAACATTTAATTCAAGATTAAGAACTACTGGTGGCCGCTATATGATGCGGTCCCATAATATTGAAGTGAATAAAAAGTATTTGGAGGCCTATGGGCGGGAAGAAGTGGAAGGTATTATCAAGCATGAGCTATGTCACTATCACCTGCATTTAGAAGGAAAAGGACATAAACATCGTGATCGGGATTTTAAGCAGCTGCTAGAAAAGGTGCAAGGGCCTAGGTATTGTACTCCGTTGGAGAAAACAAAGCCCAAACAGCTAAGGCGTTTGTTGGTTTATGAATGCACTAATTGCTACCTTGCGTACCATCGTAGAAGAAAGATCGATACAGCCCGTTATGTATGTGGAAAATGTAAAGGAACGATTAAGTTCAAAGAAGAGAGAGCAGTAGACTAA
- a CDS encoding PH domain-containing protein, with protein MTLLRYAGFTLCHKEESLIIRRGLLEKQQLTVPMDRIQGITILENPLRQGLGYCSVHLESAGGTAKEKDNANMVVMPMVKKEQALKMLAEIFPDYCFSVKLTPAPAQAISRYMGRACLYMALPVALATWFFWPFGLAFLAVFLPAALYGFICFKAVGWNIQGNQFTVRTRRISLQTAFMMKNRIQSLEMVNTWRQRQKKLSTIHSVTRSGIGGKKIKLIDASAVDGEKIYQWYELRKKG; from the coding sequence ATGACCTTATTGAGATATGCGGGGTTTACTCTGTGTCACAAGGAAGAAAGTTTGATCATCCGACGAGGACTGCTTGAAAAACAGCAGCTGACAGTCCCGATGGATCGTATACAGGGAATTACTATTCTAGAGAATCCGCTCAGGCAAGGGTTGGGTTACTGTTCTGTTCATCTAGAAAGTGCGGGGGGAACGGCTAAAGAGAAAGACAATGCAAATATGGTCGTTATGCCGATGGTAAAAAAAGAACAAGCACTAAAGATGCTGGCGGAAATCTTTCCAGATTATTGTTTTTCAGTAAAGCTGACTCCTGCTCCGGCACAAGCGATAAGCAGGTATATGGGAAGAGCTTGCTTATATATGGCTTTACCGGTGGCGCTAGCTACCTGGTTTTTTTGGCCATTTGGCTTGGCGTTTCTAGCTGTTTTTCTGCCTGCGGCTCTTTATGGGTTTATTTGCTTCAAAGCGGTTGGATGGAATATTCAAGGGAACCAATTTACTGTTAGAACGAGAAGAATCTCCCTCCAAACAGCTTTTATGATGAAGAATCGTATTCAATCGTTGGAAATGGTAAATACATGGCGGCAAAGGCAAAAAAAACTGTCAACCATTCATTCAGTGACCAGGAGTGGGATAGGCGGCAAAAAAATAAAACTAATAGATGCTTCAGCAGTTGATGGGGAAAAAATATACCAGTGGTACGAATTAAGGAAGAAGGGTTAA
- a CDS encoding anti-sigma factor antagonist, with translation MNITIDVKETEQQITVRITGEIDAYTAPKLRETVFPYTEKEKANIVIDLSEVSYMDSTGLGVFVGLFKSLNANGGTLQLIGLSERLRRLFDITGLADIMNINSEVEGGV, from the coding sequence ATGAATATTACAATTGACGTAAAAGAAACAGAACAGCAAATCACAGTGAGAATCACTGGAGAAATTGATGCATATACAGCACCTAAGCTTCGTGAGACTGTTTTTCCATATACCGAGAAAGAAAAGGCGAACATAGTAATTGATTTGTCTGAAGTATCTTATATGGACAGTACAGGTCTAGGTGTATTCGTTGGGCTTTTTAAAAGTTTAAATGCTAATGGAGGCACTCTGCAGTTGATTGGTTTATCAGAACGCTTGAGAAGATTGTTTGATATCACCGGCCTTGCAGATATTATGAATATTAATTCTGAAGTAGAAGGTGGCGTTTGA